A part of Verrucomicrobiia bacterium genomic DNA contains:
- a CDS encoding LuxR C-terminal-related transcriptional regulator: MPHSRRRFFNSLDVCGHNFPTQAISKADDGDAPMKTSAVRTLLQQCRDLDVLSKRIEDLSPREQQVFDLLATGLVYRNIAVKLNISEETVRSYVKQICKKLDVSNRIEAIANYWQASKLAAISLRSNQLEKD; the protein is encoded by the coding sequence ATGCCGCATTCGCGGCGGCGCTTTTTCAATTCACTCGACGTTTGCGGACATAATTTTCCAACGCAGGCAATCTCCAAGGCCGATGACGGTGACGCGCCCATGAAAACTTCCGCCGTCCGTACATTATTGCAACAGTGCCGCGATTTGGACGTCTTGTCCAAAAGAATAGAGGATCTATCGCCTAGAGAACAGCAGGTGTTTGATCTGTTGGCTACGGGCCTTGTTTACAGAAACATTGCCGTCAAGCTGAACATCAGTGAAGAAACTGTGCGAAGTTACGTAAAGCAAATTTGTAAGAAATTAGATGTCAGCAACCGCATCGAGGCAATTGCCAACTACTGGCAAGCGTCAAAGCTTGCCGCCATCAGTCTGCGATCGAATCAGCTGGAGAAAGACTGA
- a CDS encoding right-handed parallel beta-helix repeat-containing protein, whose amino-acid sequence MKTIKAIISRLCVSSLLSGIIVFNLSTANVSAQSQPANTLSIITYGASTGSSDNTSAIQSCINAAQTQGKGVWIPSGTYKVTGSLSATGILIAGAGMTSSVIYRQKSGSTDTTIHVTRCTVQDLGVDGNGTARGVNADYGFSVNGVGWLMQRVQIQHSDAGMWATGSSGTIQNCVVTNTFADGLNINNSDGPNGLGANLTIQSCKGYHAGDDEFAINSQIPTGSGRVNMVNAKVLNCVSSGAYAANGVRIAGGTNSTVQNNFITNAYQSDIICGIFGGEGSIGGIVQNAVISGNTCVGGGTNNDNEAGIRLQDNSTATVTGNTIKSTLKYGVTMSDGTYTFNNNTINHPGLTGLWIESGARGSATIKTNTVQSLNSGQVAFLNSATGTFTTTLSGNSWQTGTGVMFFSDINYGGTASQTLGVGTYTLSQLAALGCANDSASSVRVPSGRTLIMYSDDNFSGTSWTLTSDTPNFTTLSPNANDTVSSCKVQ is encoded by the coding sequence ATGAAAACCATTAAAGCCATTATTAGCCGTTTATGTGTGTCTTCGTTGTTATCGGGAATTATCGTTTTTAATCTCTCTACCGCCAATGTTAGCGCCCAAAGCCAGCCGGCGAATACTCTCTCGATCATTACTTATGGAGCGAGCACGGGGTCGAGTGATAACACATCCGCCATTCAGAGTTGCATCAACGCCGCCCAAACTCAGGGAAAGGGGGTCTGGATTCCATCGGGGACTTATAAAGTCACCGGTTCTTTAAGTGCGACGGGAATTCTCATCGCCGGAGCGGGAATGACGTCCAGTGTCATTTATCGCCAAAAGTCCGGCTCGACCGACACCACCATTCACGTGACGCGATGCACGGTGCAAGACCTTGGAGTTGACGGCAACGGCACGGCCAGAGGTGTGAATGCTGACTACGGTTTTAGTGTGAACGGTGTCGGCTGGTTAATGCAGCGTGTTCAAATCCAACATTCCGACGCCGGGATGTGGGCCACCGGATCCAGTGGAACTATTCAGAATTGCGTGGTGACAAATACGTTTGCCGACGGCTTGAACATCAACAACAGCGACGGGCCCAATGGCTTGGGGGCCAACCTGACCATTCAGAGTTGCAAGGGGTATCATGCGGGCGACGATGAATTCGCGATCAATTCCCAGATTCCCACCGGCAGTGGCCGGGTAAACATGGTCAACGCCAAAGTCCTGAATTGCGTCTCATCCGGAGCATATGCGGCCAACGGCGTGCGCATTGCCGGCGGCACCAACTCCACCGTGCAAAACAATTTCATCACCAATGCCTATCAAAGCGACATCATCTGCGGCATTTTCGGCGGTGAAGGGAGCATTGGCGGGATCGTTCAAAACGCGGTGATCAGTGGGAACACCTGTGTGGGCGGTGGCACCAATAATGACAATGAGGCGGGCATCCGGCTTCAGGATAACTCAACTGCGACCGTCACGGGAAATACGATAAAAAGCACGTTAAAGTATGGCGTCACCATGTCTGATGGCACCTATACCTTTAACAATAATACCATTAATCATCCCGGATTGACGGGGCTTTGGATCGAATCCGGCGCCCGCGGTTCGGCAACAATCAAAACCAACACCGTCCAGAGTTTGAACAGCGGCCAGGTTGCATTCTTGAACAGCGCGACCGGCACTTTTACCACCACGCTGAGTGGGAACAGCTGGCAGACTGGAACGGGAGTCATGTTCTTCTCCGATATCAACTACGGCGGAACCGCCAGCCAGACTTTAGGAGTGGGAACGTACACGCTTTCCCAACTTGCGGCGTTGGGCTGTGCGAATGATTCGGCTTCGTCAGTGAGAGTGCCCAGCGGGCGGACTCTCATTATGTATTCCGACGACAACTTTAGTGGGACGTCGTGGACGTTGACCTCGGATACGCCGAACTTTACGACCTTGTCTCCTAATGCGAATGACACGGTGTCGTCGTGCAAAGTTCAATAA